The following proteins are encoded in a genomic region of Hymenobacter siberiensis:
- a CDS encoding Mrp/NBP35 family ATP-binding protein: MTITKEAVLKALSYVEEPDLGQDLVTLNMIENIEIDGLTVAFTVVLTTPACPLKQLIHDACERAIHTMVDKDANVVITMTSRVTTLRNNRGDLLPGVKNIIAIASGKGGVGKSTVTANLAVALAATGAKVGLVDADISGPSMPVMFDVEDQAPHVFQGPNGKNLIQPIEKYGVKLMSIGFLAPAESAIVWRGPMASSALKQFITEVDWGELDYLLLDLPPGTSDIHLTLVQTVPVTGAVIVTTPQKVALADAQKGLQMFRQPQINVPVLGVVENMAWFTPAELPDSKYFIFGENGGQRLAAQHDVPLLGQLPLVQSIRENGDQGRPAVLDPKSVVGKMFADLAEAVARQVSIRNNVAPKTAVVQMNP, from the coding sequence ATGACCATAACCAAAGAAGCCGTTCTCAAAGCGCTGAGCTACGTGGAAGAGCCCGACCTGGGCCAAGACCTCGTGACGCTCAACATGATTGAGAACATTGAGATTGACGGCCTCACCGTCGCGTTTACCGTGGTGCTCACCACCCCCGCCTGCCCGCTCAAGCAGCTCATTCACGATGCCTGCGAGCGCGCTATCCACACGATGGTGGATAAGGACGCCAACGTGGTGATTACCATGACCTCGCGCGTGACCACCCTGCGCAACAACCGCGGCGACCTGCTGCCCGGCGTCAAAAACATCATCGCCATTGCCTCGGGCAAGGGCGGCGTGGGCAAAAGCACCGTCACGGCCAACCTGGCGGTGGCGCTGGCCGCTACCGGGGCCAAAGTGGGCCTGGTTGATGCCGACATTTCCGGCCCCAGCATGCCCGTCATGTTTGACGTGGAAGACCAGGCGCCGCACGTATTTCAGGGGCCGAACGGCAAAAACCTGATTCAGCCCATCGAGAAATACGGCGTGAAGCTGATGAGCATCGGCTTTCTGGCGCCGGCCGAAAGCGCCATTGTGTGGCGCGGTCCCATGGCCTCGTCGGCGCTCAAGCAGTTCATTACCGAAGTAGATTGGGGCGAGCTCGATTACCTGCTGCTCGACCTGCCGCCCGGCACTTCCGACATTCACCTCACCCTGGTGCAAACCGTGCCCGTGACCGGGGCCGTTATCGTAACAACGCCGCAAAAAGTGGCGCTGGCCGATGCCCAGAAGGGTTTGCAGATGTTCCGCCAGCCCCAAATCAACGTGCCCGTGCTGGGCGTGGTGGAGAACATGGCCTGGTTTACCCCAGCTGAGCTGCCCGATAGCAAATACTTTATTTTTGGTGAAAACGGCGGCCAACGCCTCGCCGCGCAGCACGATGTACCGTTGCTGGGCCAGCTGCCGCTGGTGCAGAGCATCCGCGAAAACGGCGACCAGGGCCGGCCGGCCGTACTCGACCCGAAATCGGTGGTGGGCAAAATGTTCGC